In a genomic window of Bombina bombina isolate aBomBom1 chromosome 8, aBomBom1.pri, whole genome shotgun sequence:
- the LOC128638140 gene encoding phospholipase A2 inhibitor and Ly6/PLAUR domain-containing protein-like: protein MKVTTSIVFIFCASLAAGNILTCEECYNEFSNSCQGHLVSCSSCLTVVRKDNYTNYSNFMIQKSCSMKQSLCNISYSLTTANFTQNFISSCCDSDHCNSANRTVPSQNTTENGVECPVCLLQDADNCVANETIKCTGLETKCLSFSGRVHMQGAVNQYAFQGCVTENVCNSEDFPTYPITYIQEGFKSNCTDGIVTNHSLNVTQPPQ from the exons ATGAAAGTAACAACAAGCATTGTTTTTATCTTCTGCGCTTCACTTGCTGCAG GAAATATTTTAACCTGCGAGGAATGCTACAATGAGTTCAGCAACAGCTGCCAAGGACATCTTGTGTCCTGTTCCTCCTGTCTGACGGTGGTTAGAAAAGATAACTATA CAAATTACTCAAACTTCATGATTCAAAAATCCTGCAGTATgaagcaatcactgtgtaacatCTCATACAGTTTGACAACAGCCAATTTCACGCAGAACTTTATTTCTTCTTGCTGTGACAGTGATCATTGTAACAGCGCTAATCGTACTG TTCCTTCACAAAATACTACAGAGAATGGGGTGGAATGTCCAGTCTGCCTTTTGCAGGATGCAGACAACTGTGTAGCCAATGAAACAATTAAATGTACCGGACTGGAAACCAAATGCCTTTCTTTTTCAGGACGAGTGCATATGCAAG GTGCTGTAAACCAATATGCATTTCAGGGATGTGTCACTGAAAATGTTTGCAATTCTGAAGACTTCCCTACTTACCCAATCACATATATACAAGAGGGCTTCAAAAGCAATTGCACAGACGGCATAGTTACTAACCATTCCCTTAATGTAACCCAGCCACCGCAATAA